One window of the Streptomyces asoensis genome contains the following:
- the rsrA gene encoding mycothiol system anti-sigma-R factor — protein MSCGDPHETDCGEVLDHLYEYLDSEMPPLDRDKFQHHFEECSPCLEKYGLEEAVKKLVKRCCGRDDVPTDLRAKVMGRIDLIRSGQAVPEHDVTATTSQET, from the coding sequence ATGAGCTGCGGAGATCCGCACGAGACGGACTGCGGTGAGGTCCTCGACCACCTGTACGAGTACCTCGACAGCGAGATGCCTCCGCTGGACCGGGACAAGTTCCAGCACCACTTCGAGGAGTGCTCCCCCTGCCTGGAGAAGTACGGGCTGGAGGAGGCCGTGAAGAAGCTGGTCAAGCGGTGCTGCGGGCGGGACGACGTGCCGACCGACCTGCGCGCCAAGGTCATGGGCCGGATCGACCTGATCCGCTCCGGCCAGGCCGTCCCCGAGCACGACGTGACGGCGACGACGTCCCAGGAGACCTGA
- a CDS encoding HD-GYP domain-containing protein — translation MEGIPPRARGYAACVALGALLCTLPPLPGARTPWWAVALLAALYAGGERIARRRFGGTLHPVLLAGAFLLAPAAAALVPLPGALFSHVERRPFLLRRVWRAAHASLAVWAAAQVHAVLGGREAVAGSDLPYALVPAGAAVLVFCAALALLDGGMLALAEGLPLRRACRGLFLRSLAPLAVHGLGGLMMAVLWLSPYGPVAALLVLFPMAVSWWVFAQYHRERAAHQATIRALVQAVDIKDGYTRGHSERVGQASVLIGRELGMDEGRIDMLRFAGILHDVGKLGVPTRLLRKDGPLTPQERRVIELHPEYGHEITRGISFLGEARSAILHHHERIDGKGYPYGLVGSQIPEPARVVAVADAFDAMTSTRSYSRARPVHVALEELRRCAGAQFDPRMVAALTHVIARDGWHPVVTAEEDRPALPAQASDDRSEARR, via the coding sequence ATGGAGGGGATTCCGCCGCGGGCGCGCGGATACGCCGCCTGTGTCGCCCTCGGCGCCCTGCTCTGCACGCTCCCCCCGCTGCCCGGCGCGCGTACCCCCTGGTGGGCCGTCGCCCTGCTGGCCGCCCTGTACGCCGGTGGCGAGCGGATCGCCCGGCGCAGGTTCGGCGGCACCCTGCACCCCGTGCTGCTGGCCGGGGCGTTCCTGCTAGCGCCGGCCGCGGCCGCTCTCGTCCCGCTGCCCGGGGCGCTGTTCTCGCACGTCGAGCGGCGCCCCTTTCTGCTGCGCCGGGTCTGGCGGGCCGCGCACGCGTCGCTCGCCGTGTGGGCGGCCGCCCAGGTGCACGCCGTGCTCGGCGGGCGGGAAGCCGTGGCCGGCTCCGACCTGCCGTACGCGCTGGTGCCGGCGGGTGCGGCCGTGCTGGTGTTCTGCGCCGCGCTCGCCCTGCTGGACGGCGGGATGCTGGCGCTCGCCGAGGGGCTGCCGCTGCGGCGGGCCTGCCGGGGGCTGTTCCTGCGCTCCCTGGCGCCGCTGGCGGTGCACGGGCTCGGCGGACTGATGATGGCCGTGCTGTGGCTCAGCCCGTACGGGCCGGTGGCCGCCTTGCTCGTGCTGTTCCCGATGGCCGTGTCGTGGTGGGTGTTCGCGCAGTACCACCGGGAACGCGCCGCCCACCAGGCGACCATCCGCGCCCTGGTGCAGGCCGTCGACATCAAGGACGGCTACACGCGTGGGCACAGCGAGCGCGTCGGCCAGGCCTCGGTGCTGATCGGGCGCGAACTGGGGATGGACGAGGGCCGGATCGACATGCTCCGCTTCGCCGGGATCCTGCACGACGTCGGCAAACTCGGCGTCCCCACCCGGCTGTTGCGCAAGGACGGGCCGCTGACACCGCAGGAGCGGCGCGTGATCGAGCTGCACCCCGAATACGGGCACGAGATCACCCGCGGCATCTCCTTCCTCGGCGAGGCCCGCTCGGCGATCCTCCACCACCACGAACGCATCGACGGCAAGGGCTACCCGTACGGGCTGGTGGGCAGCCAGATCCCGGAGCCGGCCCGGGTGGTCGCCGTCGCGGACGCCTTCGACGCCATGACGTCCACCAGGTCCTACAGCAGGGCCCGGCCGGTGCACGTCGCCCTGGAGGAACTGCGGCGGTGCGCGGGCGCCCAGTTCGACCCCCGGATGGTCGCGGCGCTGACGCACGTCATCGCCCGGGACGGCTGGCATCCGGTCGTGACCGCCGAGGAGGACCGGCCGGCCCTGCCCGCGCAGGCCTCCGACGACCGGTCCGAGGCGCGCCGATGA
- a CDS encoding HD-GYP domain-containing protein yields the protein MTVRRSHVALHSAAALLVAVSLLVTFMTGVEDRPVALAFGILVAVGELTRPQSGPRLREAAPLGVAGSLSYALVGGHAGHPTHHGVTQVVAVVVAASLLGSVPQLARGQAVLDHLVRRVLAVGFAAVCFQPLHNRGVFDGWSGPAYALLLLALLVLTVLCDAVVAAALAHSRTGWPFTPLLRDELRAVPGIGSAVCATGAVMALAVAVVGLWALPVFSVPLLLTQLSLRRYAAVRATYRQTIASLARATEIAGYTPAGHARRVAALSQAVGRDLGLPEPELTVLEYAALMHDIGQLSLVDPVPAGATAGLPAAQQRRIALLGGAVVRQTGAGAQVAAVVERQADPYLEQPVAARIVRVVNAYEEKVLGSGPGGPFTALEELRLGTGGEYAPEVVEALARVLWNIGVARRASGRVVAGDGWAV from the coding sequence ATGACCGTCCGCCGCTCGCACGTCGCCCTCCACTCCGCCGCCGCGCTCCTCGTCGCCGTCTCCCTCCTCGTCACGTTCATGACGGGCGTCGAGGACCGCCCCGTCGCGCTCGCCTTCGGGATCCTCGTCGCCGTCGGGGAGCTGACCCGGCCCCAGAGCGGACCCCGGCTGCGGGAGGCCGCGCCGCTCGGTGTCGCCGGGTCGCTGTCGTACGCGCTGGTCGGAGGGCACGCCGGGCACCCCACGCACCACGGGGTCACCCAGGTCGTGGCGGTCGTGGTGGCCGCCTCCCTGCTCGGCAGCGTGCCGCAGCTGGCCCGTGGACAGGCCGTCCTCGACCACCTGGTCCGGCGGGTACTGGCCGTCGGGTTCGCCGCCGTCTGCTTCCAGCCCCTCCACAACCGCGGGGTGTTCGACGGCTGGAGCGGGCCCGCCTACGCGCTGCTGCTGCTCGCGCTGCTCGTCCTGACCGTCCTGTGCGACGCCGTGGTCGCCGCCGCGCTCGCCCACTCCCGTACCGGCTGGCCGTTCACCCCACTGCTGCGGGACGAGTTGCGGGCGGTGCCAGGGATCGGCTCGGCGGTCTGCGCGACGGGGGCGGTGATGGCGCTCGCGGTGGCCGTCGTCGGGCTGTGGGCGCTGCCGGTGTTCTCGGTGCCGCTGCTGCTCACCCAGCTGTCCCTGCGCCGGTACGCGGCGGTGCGGGCCACCTACCGGCAGACCATCGCCTCGCTGGCCCGCGCCACCGAGATCGCCGGGTACACCCCGGCCGGGCACGCCCGCCGGGTCGCCGCCCTCAGCCAGGCAGTGGGCCGGGACCTGGGGCTGCCGGAGCCCGAGCTGACCGTCCTGGAGTACGCGGCCCTCATGCACGACATCGGCCAGCTCAGCCTCGTCGACCCGGTCCCGGCCGGTGCGACTGCCGGGCTGCCGGCGGCCCAGCAGCGGCGGATCGCGCTGCTCGGCGGGGCCGTCGTCCGCCAGACCGGGGCGGGCGCCCAGGTCGCGGCGGTCGTCGAGCGGCAGGCCGACCCCTACCTTGAGCAGCCGGTGGCCGCGCGCATAGTCCGGGTGGTGAACGCATACGAGGAGAAGGTGCTGGGCAGCGGTCCCGGTGGGCCCTTCACCGCCCTGGAGGAGCTGCGCCTCGGCACCGGCGGGGAGTACGCGCCCGAGGTGGTGGAGGCCCTGGCCAGGGTGCTTTGGAATATAGGGGTGGCGCGCCGCGCCTCGGGCAGGGTGGTGGCGGGCGACGGGTGGGCTGTCTGA
- a CDS encoding tetratricopeptide repeat protein, which yields MRIFGKGRHRPSASWRQATDRAFTLIGDGRYEDAGALLTRAADLEPWLSESWFNLALLHKFRHDWEQARTAGLRAVALLDREAGAPDWWNVGIAATALQDWPLARRAWQAYGLRVPGNAIGAGEPVGMELGSAAVRLSPEGEAEVVWGRRLDPARMEVLSIPLPSSGRRWGEVVLHDGVPHGERTTATGHSYPVFDEIELWAPSPVPTWVVLLEAASESDRDALEQLAADAGFAAEDWSSSVRLLCRMCSESRMPSDEGDGEHLDPHDHSEPGHPGPLGHRTDGQLWVPERECGVAAPASLVRGLLDGWVADSPDSRDWRDLEEVC from the coding sequence GTGAGGATCTTCGGCAAGGGACGGCACCGGCCCTCCGCCTCCTGGCGGCAGGCCACCGACCGCGCGTTCACGCTGATCGGCGACGGGCGGTACGAGGACGCGGGCGCGCTGCTGACACGTGCCGCCGACCTGGAACCCTGGCTGTCCGAGTCCTGGTTCAACCTCGCCCTGCTGCACAAGTTCCGGCACGACTGGGAGCAGGCCCGCACGGCGGGACTCCGGGCCGTCGCCCTTCTCGACCGCGAGGCCGGGGCCCCCGACTGGTGGAACGTGGGCATCGCGGCCACCGCCCTCCAGGACTGGCCGCTGGCCCGCCGCGCCTGGCAGGCGTACGGGCTGCGGGTGCCGGGCAACGCCATAGGCGCGGGCGAGCCGGTCGGCATGGAGCTGGGCAGCGCGGCCGTACGGCTGTCGCCCGAGGGCGAGGCCGAGGTGGTGTGGGGGCGGCGGCTGGACCCGGCCCGGATGGAGGTGCTGTCCATCCCGCTGCCCTCGTCCGGGCGGCGCTGGGGCGAGGTCGTGCTGCACGACGGGGTGCCGCACGGCGAGCGGACCACCGCCACGGGCCACTCCTACCCGGTCTTCGACGAGATCGAGCTGTGGGCGCCGTCGCCCGTGCCGACCTGGGTCGTCCTGCTGGAGGCGGCCTCCGAGTCGGACCGGGACGCGCTGGAGCAGCTGGCGGCCGACGCGGGCTTCGCGGCGGAGGACTGGTCGTCGTCGGTGCGGCTGCTCTGTCGGATGTGCTCGGAGTCGCGGATGCCGTCCGACGAGGGTGACGGCGAGCACCTCGACCCGCACGACCACAGCGAGCCGGGGCATCCGGGTCCGCTCGGGCACCGGACGGACGGGCAGCTGTGGGTGCCGGAGCGGGAGTGTGGCGTGGCCGCCCCGGCTTCCCTGGTCCGGGGGCTGCTGGACGGGTGGGTCGCCGACAGCCCCGACTCCAGGGACTGGCGGGATCTTGAAGAGGTCTGCTGA
- the def gene encoding peptide deformylase, protein MAQQDTDQQHAGVLPVDDEGFVIDTEEAEARELAWRESGTSRPITVVGNPVLHKECKDVTEFGEELRQLVADMFASQHTAEGVGLAANQIGVDLKVFVYDCPDDEGARHTGVVCNPKLVELPADRRRLDDSNEGCLSVPTAYAPLARPDYAEVTGQDEQGNPIKVRGTGYFARCLQHETDHLYGYLYIDRLSKRERKDALRQMAENEPRYPVVAND, encoded by the coding sequence ATGGCGCAGCAGGACACCGATCAGCAGCACGCGGGCGTGCTCCCCGTGGACGACGAGGGCTTCGTCATCGACACCGAGGAGGCGGAGGCGCGCGAGCTGGCATGGCGTGAGTCCGGCACCTCGCGGCCGATCACCGTGGTCGGGAACCCGGTGCTGCACAAGGAGTGCAAGGACGTCACCGAGTTCGGCGAGGAGCTGCGGCAGCTGGTCGCGGACATGTTCGCCTCGCAGCACACCGCCGAGGGAGTGGGTCTGGCCGCCAACCAGATCGGCGTCGACCTGAAGGTCTTCGTCTACGACTGCCCCGACGACGAGGGCGCCCGGCACACCGGCGTCGTCTGCAACCCCAAGCTCGTCGAACTGCCCGCCGACCGGCGCCGGCTGGACGACAGCAACGAGGGCTGTCTGTCGGTGCCCACCGCCTACGCGCCGTTGGCCCGTCCCGACTACGCCGAGGTGACCGGGCAGGACGAGCAGGGCAACCCGATCAAGGTGCGCGGCACCGGATACTTCGCTCGGTGTTTGCAGCACGAGACCGACCACCTGTACGGCTACCTCTACATCGACCGTCTGTCCAAGCGTGAACGCAAGGACGCCCTGCGGCAGATGGCCGAGAACGAGCCCCGTTACCCCGTGGTCGCCAACGACTGA
- the cyc1 gene encoding epi-isozizaene synthase — MPAFPYSTTYSTTATVTAPAVPPSLSLPVIEAAFPRQLHPYWPQLQEKTRAWLLEMRLMPADKVAEYADGLCYTDLMAGFYLGAPDEVMQAIADYSAWFFVWDDRHDRDVVHGRTSSWRRLRFRLHAALDSPAEHLRHPDPLVAGLADSVRRLHSFLPGTWNARFTRHFHAVIDAYDREFHNRIEGRIPGVEEYLALRRLTFAHWIWTDLLEPSAGRELPDPVRKHPAFRRAALLSQEFAAWYNDLCSLPKEIAGDEVHNLGISLITHEGLTLEEAVEEVRRRVDGCISDFLVIEKDVLRLADRLADGTVRGNQLGAAVRSCLGNMRNWFSSVYWFHHESGRYMVDSWDDRSTPPYVNNEAAGEK, encoded by the coding sequence GTGCCAGCTTTCCCATACAGCACCACATACAGCACCACAGCGACGGTGACCGCGCCCGCGGTCCCTCCCTCGCTCTCTCTTCCGGTCATCGAGGCGGCGTTTCCCCGGCAACTGCATCCGTATTGGCCTCAGTTGCAGGAGAAGACGCGTGCCTGGCTGCTGGAAATGCGGTTGATGCCGGCGGACAAGGTCGCAGAATATGCCGACGGACTTTGCTACACCGACCTGATGGCGGGCTTCTACCTCGGCGCACCCGACGAGGTCATGCAGGCCATCGCCGACTACAGCGCGTGGTTCTTCGTCTGGGACGACCGGCACGACCGTGACGTCGTGCACGGCCGGACGTCCTCCTGGCGGCGGCTCAGGTTCCGCTTGCACGCGGCCCTGGACTCCCCTGCGGAGCATCTGCGCCACCCGGATCCGCTGGTCGCCGGGCTCGCGGACAGTGTGCGCCGGCTGCACTCCTTCCTTCCCGGTACCTGGAACGCCCGGTTCACCCGACACTTCCACGCCGTGATCGACGCGTACGACCGTGAATTCCACAACCGAATCGAAGGGCGCATTCCCGGAGTCGAGGAATACCTGGCGCTGCGTCGGCTCACCTTTGCGCACTGGATCTGGACCGACCTGCTGGAGCCGAGTGCGGGACGTGAACTCCCGGACCCGGTGAGGAAACATCCCGCATTTCGCCGCGCGGCGCTGCTCAGTCAGGAATTCGCCGCCTGGTACAACGACCTCTGCTCGCTTCCCAAGGAAATCGCGGGCGATGAGGTGCACAATCTCGGAATCAGTCTCATCACCCATGAGGGGCTGACCCTGGAAGAGGCGGTCGAGGAAGTCAGGCGACGCGTCGACGGATGCATTTCGGATTTCCTCGTCATCGAGAAGGACGTCTTACGGCTCGCCGACCGGCTCGCCGACGGGACGGTCCGCGGAAATCAACTCGGCGCCGCCGTGCGGTCCTGCCTCGGCAATATGCGGAACTGGTTCAGTTCCGTCTACTGGTTCCACCACGAGTCCGGCCGATACATGGTCGACAGCTGGGACGACCGGTCCACGCCCCCGTACGTCAACAACGAAGCGGCAGGTGAGAAATGA
- a CDS encoding bifunctional albaflavenone monooxygenase/terpene synthase, which yields MTVESVKPATPAAPELREPPLAGGRVPLLGHGWRLARDPLAFLAQLRDHGDVVRLRLGPKTVYAVTAPDLTGALALSPDYIISGPLWESLESLLGKEGVATANGPLHRRQRRTIQPAFRLDAIPAYGPIMEEEAYALVERWRKGEVLDVTAESFRVSVRISARCLMRGSYMDARSERITSALATLFAGMYQRMVVPLGPLYRVPIPANREFNRALADLHRLVDEIIADRRASGQKPNDLLTALLEAKDENGDPIGEQEIHDQVIAILTPGSETAGSMVMSLLHVLTEHPDQVDKIREEVKSVVGDRPVAFGDVRKLQHTANVIVETMRLYPAVWILTRRAVTETALGGYRIPAGADIVYSPYAVQRDPRSYERHTEFDPDRWLPGRSSKVPKYAMTPFGVGNRKCPSDHFSMAELTLIAAVVASAFRFEPVPGSDNRTHIGITLRPRKLLLRAVSG from the coding sequence ATGACCGTCGAGTCGGTGAAACCCGCGACCCCCGCGGCGCCCGAACTGCGTGAGCCACCGTTGGCCGGTGGCAGGGTTCCGCTCCTCGGGCACGGCTGGAGGCTGGCCCGTGACCCGCTGGCCTTCCTGGCCCAGCTCCGCGACCACGGCGACGTCGTCCGCCTCAGGCTCGGCCCCAAGACGGTGTACGCCGTCACCGCGCCGGACCTCACCGGCGCCCTGGCGCTCAGCCCGGACTACATCATCTCGGGGCCCCTGTGGGAGTCCCTGGAGAGCCTGCTCGGCAAGGAGGGCGTGGCGACGGCCAACGGTCCGCTGCACCGCCGCCAGCGGCGCACGATCCAGCCCGCGTTCCGGCTCGACGCCATCCCCGCCTACGGGCCGATCATGGAGGAGGAGGCGTACGCGCTCGTCGAGCGCTGGCGGAAGGGCGAGGTCCTCGACGTCACCGCGGAGTCCTTCCGGGTGTCCGTGCGCATCTCCGCCCGCTGTCTGATGCGCGGCAGCTATATGGACGCCCGGTCCGAGCGCATCACCTCCGCGCTCGCCACACTGTTCGCCGGTATGTACCAGCGCATGGTGGTGCCCCTCGGACCGCTTTATCGGGTACCGATTCCGGCCAACCGCGAATTCAACCGGGCGCTGGCCGATCTGCATCGGCTGGTGGACGAGATCATTGCCGACCGCCGTGCATCCGGTCAAAAACCGAACGATTTGCTGACGGCTTTGCTGGAGGCGAAGGACGAGAATGGCGACCCGATCGGGGAACAGGAGATCCACGACCAGGTCATCGCGATACTCACCCCGGGCAGCGAAACAGCCGGCTCGATGGTCATGTCGCTGCTCCACGTCCTCACCGAGCACCCCGACCAGGTGGACAAGATCCGCGAAGAGGTGAAAAGCGTCGTCGGTGACCGGCCGGTCGCATTCGGCGACGTCCGAAAGCTCCAGCACACCGCCAATGTCATCGTCGAGACCATGCGGCTGTATCCCGCCGTATGGATATTGACCCGGCGCGCGGTGACCGAGACCGCGCTCGGCGGCTACCGCATTCCCGCCGGCGCCGACATCGTCTACAGCCCGTACGCCGTACAGCGCGATCCGCGGTCGTACGAGCGGCACACGGAGTTCGATCCCGACCGCTGGCTGCCCGGCCGCTCCTCGAAGGTGCCGAAGTACGCCATGACGCCGTTCGGCGTCGGCAACCGGAAGTGCCCGAGCGACCACTTCTCGATGGCGGAGCTGACACTGATCGCCGCGGTGGTGGCGTCCGCGTTCCGCTTCGAGCCGGTGCCGGGCTCCGACAACCGGACGCACATCGGCATCACGCTCCGGCCGCGCAAGCTGCTGCTGCGGGCGGTGTCCGGGTGA
- a CDS encoding helix-turn-helix domain-containing protein, with the protein MLKNVAAVLVDGVHPFELGVVCEVFGLDRSDEGLPVYDFAVVSAEGPVLGTHVGGLTVSTPYGLDRLEEADLIAVPAADANIDRAYPPELLAALRRAADRGARVLSVCSGVFVLGAAGLLDGRRCAAHWRHADVLARRYPRTSVEPDVLYVDEDPVITSAGTAAGIDACLHLVRKEQGPEVANRIARRMVVPPHRDGGQAQYIERPLPRSRCDTVGEVLVWMEQHLDEEVTVEQLAERAHMSPRTFARRFQQETGTTPYRWLLRQRVLLAQHLLEATDETVDAIAWRAGFGTAGALRHQFVQALGTSPNAYRRTFRGPQAVA; encoded by the coding sequence ATGCTGAAAAACGTGGCCGCCGTCCTGGTCGACGGCGTGCATCCCTTCGAACTCGGCGTCGTCTGCGAGGTCTTCGGCCTCGACCGCAGCGACGAAGGGCTCCCGGTGTACGACTTCGCCGTGGTGTCGGCGGAGGGCCCGGTCCTGGGCACCCATGTCGGCGGGCTCACCGTGTCCACGCCGTACGGCCTCGACCGGCTGGAGGAGGCCGACCTGATCGCCGTACCGGCCGCCGACGCGAACATCGACCGCGCGTATCCGCCCGAGCTGCTCGCCGCGCTGCGCCGGGCCGCGGACCGGGGTGCCCGGGTCCTCAGCGTCTGCTCCGGGGTGTTCGTGCTGGGCGCCGCGGGGCTGCTCGACGGCCGGCGCTGCGCCGCGCACTGGCGGCACGCGGACGTGCTGGCCCGGCGCTACCCCCGGACCTCCGTCGAGCCGGACGTGCTGTACGTCGACGAGGACCCGGTGATCACCTCGGCCGGCACGGCCGCCGGGATCGACGCCTGTCTGCACCTGGTCCGCAAGGAGCAGGGGCCCGAGGTCGCCAACCGGATCGCCCGGCGGATGGTGGTGCCGCCGCACCGGGACGGCGGCCAGGCCCAGTACATCGAGCGGCCGCTGCCCCGGTCGCGGTGCGACACCGTCGGCGAGGTGCTCGTGTGGATGGAGCAGCACCTCGACGAGGAGGTCACGGTGGAGCAGCTCGCGGAACGCGCCCACATGTCACCGCGCACCTTCGCCCGCCGGTTCCAGCAGGAGACGGGCACCACGCCCTACCGGTGGCTGCTGCGCCAGCGGGTGCTGCTGGCCCAGCACCTGCTGGAGGCGACGGACGAGACGGTGGACGCGATCGCCTGGCGCGCCGGCTTCGGTACGGCCGGCGCCCTGCGTCACCAGTTCGTGCAGGCGCTGGGGACGTCCCCCAACGCCTATCGGCGCACGTTCCGCGGCCCGCAGGCCGTCGCCTGA
- a CDS encoding ribonucleotide-diphosphate reductase subunit beta: protein MTSEAKNLLDPGFELTLRPMRYPDFYERYRDAIKNTWTVEEVDLHSDVTDLAKLSAGEQHMIGRLVAFFATGDSIVANNLVLTLYKHINSPEARLYLSRQLFEEAVHVQFYLTLLDTYLPDPEDRAAAFDAVENIPSIREKAEFCFKWINEVEKLDRLESKADRRRFLLNLICFAACIEGLFFYGAFAYVYWFRSRGLLHGLATGTNWVFRDETMHMSFAFEVVDTVRKEEPDLFDDQLQEEVTAMLREAVEAELQFGRDLCGEGLPGMNTDSMRQYLECVADQRLSRLGFAPVYGSENPFSFMELQGVQELTNFFERRPSAYQVAVEGTVDLDEDF from the coding sequence ATGACCAGCGAAGCCAAGAACCTGCTCGACCCGGGCTTCGAGCTGACCCTCCGCCCGATGCGCTACCCGGACTTCTACGAGCGCTATCGGGACGCCATCAAGAACACCTGGACCGTCGAGGAGGTCGACCTCCACTCGGACGTCACCGACCTGGCGAAGCTCTCCGCGGGCGAGCAGCACATGATCGGCCGGCTGGTCGCGTTCTTCGCGACGGGCGACTCGATCGTGGCGAACAACCTCGTGCTGACCCTGTACAAGCACATCAACTCCCCCGAGGCGCGGCTCTATCTGAGCCGACAGCTCTTCGAGGAGGCCGTCCACGTCCAGTTCTATCTGACGCTCCTGGACACCTACCTCCCCGATCCGGAGGACCGGGCGGCCGCCTTCGACGCGGTGGAGAACATCCCGTCCATCCGCGAGAAGGCCGAGTTCTGCTTCAAGTGGATCAACGAGGTCGAGAAGCTGGACCGGCTGGAGAGCAAGGCCGACCGCCGCCGCTTCCTGCTCAACCTGATCTGCTTCGCCGCGTGCATCGAGGGCCTGTTCTTCTACGGCGCCTTCGCGTACGTCTACTGGTTCCGCAGCCGGGGTCTGCTGCACGGCCTCGCCACGGGCACCAACTGGGTGTTCCGTGACGAGACCATGCACATGAGCTTCGCCTTCGAGGTGGTCGACACCGTCCGCAAGGAGGAGCCGGATCTCTTCGACGACCAGCTCCAGGAGGAGGTGACGGCCATGCTGCGGGAGGCCGTCGAGGCCGAGCTCCAGTTCGGGCGGGACCTGTGCGGTGAGGGGCTGCCGGGCATGAACACCGACTCGATGCGGCAGTACCTCGAGTGCGTCGCCGACCAGCGTCTGTCGCGGCTCGGGTTCGCCCCGGTGTACGGCTCGGAGAACCCCTTCTCCTTCATGGAGCTCCAGGGCGTTCAGGAGCTGACCAACTTCTTCGAGCGCCGTCCGTCGGCGTACCAGGTGGCGGTGGAGGGCACCGTCGACCTGGACGAGGACTTCTGA